One Primulina tabacum isolate GXHZ01 chromosome 10, ASM2559414v2, whole genome shotgun sequence DNA segment encodes these proteins:
- the LOC142505326 gene encoding purple acid phosphatase 2-like yields MGCAPGTTKIVLAFLGVVVNAAVLCNGGSTSGFVRKVEKTIDMPLDSDVFREPPGYNAPQQVHITQGDHEGKGVIISWVTMDEAGSSTVWYWPENNEQHKNKAKGSTTKYKFYNYTSGYIHHCVIKKLEYDTKYYYELGVDPVTRRFWFVTPPEVGPDVPYTFGLIGDLGQSYDSNITLTHYENNPQKGQTVLFVGDLSYADNYPFHDNVRWDTWGRFVERSVAYQPWIWTAGNHEIDFAPDIGETKPFKPYTRRYHVPYKASTSTAPFWYSIKRASAYIIVLSSYSAYGKYTPQYKWLEAELPKVNRSETPWLIVMMHSPWYNSYNYHFLEGESMRVMYEAWFVNYKVDVVFAGHVHAYERSERVSNIAYNVVNGLCTPVHDLSAPVYITIGDGGNLEGLATNMTEPQPKYSAFREASFGHATFDIKNRTHAYYSWHRNQDGYAVQADSMWFSNRYWHPVSDSTSSES; encoded by the exons ATGGGTTGTGCGCCGGGGACGACGAAGATTGTGCTGGCCTTTCTGGGTGTTGTTGTGAACGCTGCGGTTCTGTGTAATGGAGGATCGACCAGTGGGTTTGTGCGGAAAGTGGAGAAAACAATCGATATGCCTCTTGACAGTGATGTCTTCCGAGAGCCGCCCGGTTATAATGCACCCCAGCAG GTACATATAACACAAGGGGATCATGAGGGAAAAGGAGTGATTATATCATGGGTTACAATGGATGAGGCTGGTTCAAGCACAGTTTGGTATTGGCCCGAAAACAATGAGCAGCACAAGAACAAGGCTAAAGGAAGTACGACCAAGTACAAATTTTACAATTATACCTCTGGTTATATTCATCATTGCGTTATCAAGAAATTGGAG TATGACACCAAATACTACTATGAGCTTGGAGTTGATCCGGTTACGAGGAGGTTTTGGTTTGTTACGCCACCGGAAGTTGGCCCCGATGTGCCGTACACTTTTGGACTTATTG GTGATCTTGGCCAGAGTTATGACTCCAACATTACTCTTACACATTATGAGAATAACCCGCAGAAGGGACAGACTGTATTGTTCGTTGGGGATTTGTCTTATGCTGACAACTACCCTTTTCACGATAATGTGAGATGGGATACGTGGGGACGATTTGTTGAGAGAAGTGTTGCTTATCAACCTTGGATTTGGACCGCGGGAAATCACGAGATTGATTTCGCTCCTGATATT GGCGAGACGAAGCCCTTCAAGCCTTATACTCGTCGGTACCATGTTCCTTACAAGGCATCTACTAGTACAGCTCCCTTTTGGTATTCTATCAAGAGGGCTTCAGCATACATCATCGTTTTGTCCTCGTATTCTGCATACG GAAAATATACTCCTCAGTATAAATGGCTGGAAGCAGAGCTACCAAAAGTAAACAGGAGTGAGACACCATGGCTGATTGTTATGATGCACTCTCCATGGTATAACAGCTATAACTACCATTTCTTGGAAGGGGAATCCATGAGAGTCATGTATGAGGCATGGTTTGTTAATTACAAAGTGGACGTGGTTTTTGCTGGTCATGTTCATGCATACGAACGATCA GAACGTGTTTCTAACATTGCATACAATGTTGTAAACGGGTTGTGCACACCCGTGCACGATTTGTCTGCCCCTGTGTACATAACCATCGGAGATGGAGGGAATCTTGAAGGCTTGGCCACAAA CATGACAGAGCCACAGCCTAAGTACTCAGCTTTTAGGGAGGCGAGCTTTGGCCACGCCACTTTCGATATCAAGAACAGAACCCATGCTTACTACAGTTGGCACAGGAATCAGGACGGATATGCCGTACAAGCTGATTCCATGTGGTTTTCCAATAGATACTGGCATCCTGTCAGCGACTCTACCAGCTCAGAATCTTGA